One Miscanthus floridulus cultivar M001 chromosome 11, ASM1932011v1, whole genome shotgun sequence DNA window includes the following coding sequences:
- the LOC136494414 gene encoding uncharacterized protein isoform X1, with the protein MHSPRSRIRGRDPHPPSGAGRHRRRSPPAPPSPRYQRRPQRRTPPPRRGDDPHPDVSAPAHHRILLEAGRLAAHYLVAQGVIPEHVLRAREDPPAPRPAHPPASRGRKIDDGGGGGDPRSRRNDGDWARVWEDDDRQARKATRWDRRSHSFDERRKYHDAGHDVDRGARRTRDYNEPRRPPMSRSYSHNDRRPSADGGRVDPRSRSRTRSYYAGSGSGSGSSRDLDHTKVPDSGIIPAAAGRDYRHVDEMPRHQRRVPSSVVVAEVNDSADDEMAIEDGEMVSEIHGLNRTRDISEGEDGEFEQDISEGEDGEFAAARLNGVEMDATHTQHQLSDSDTNVHPLESVEEPAVHRGSQLSNAVEDREAANAPMVMDACTRETLGEDNDCSQARDEMVAPHPQSEGVAGAGDFNRDKSELPASCRVFDLNVVETPDACEMTEISGDPQADHVSDSVPDLVGRIHQQTNCHASEIQGQHERAGDSHMSKNGHDLIRYDLNSEAVEDAQDIHLLENEKLLLSHGIDAHDMTRIEWSNGHLHLNQNADGLEHENDWMENHTVIGEQLLLSDGMDGHPVRNYQMASEPKHLPMGVYDLHSYNLKSEKMLLNDGADKHAHDSCHLKDGQMLLNQSENRQARIHNRANERTIPVINLEDDDYEEQSDIREFLESKSYQCLGVGPAIL; encoded by the exons ATGCATTCGCCGAGGTCGCGCATTCGCGGCCGCGACCCGCACCCGCCCTCGGGTGCTggacgccaccgccgccggtcACCGCCTGCTCCGCCCTCCCCGCGTTACCAGCGACGCCCGCAGAGGCGCaccccgccgccgcggcgcggCGACGATCCCCACCCCGACGTCTCCGCCCCCGCCCACCACCGCATCCTGCTCGAGGCCGGCCGCCTCGCCGCGCACTACCTGGTCGCCCAGGGCGTCATCCCCGAGCATGTGCTCCGGGCCAGGGAAGACCCGCCCGCCCCACGCCCCGCGCACCCTCCCGCCAGCCGCGGGAGAAAGAtagacgacggcggcggtggcggcgatccGAGATCGCGCCGGAACGATGGGGACTGGGCCCGCGTCTGGGAGGACGACGACAGGCAGGCACGGAAGGCGACCAGATGGGACAGGAGGAGCCACAGCTTTGACGAGAGGCGTAAGTACCACGACGCCGGCCATGATGTGGACAGGGGCGCCCGCCGGACTCGAGACTATAATGAGCCCAGGAGACCTCCGATGTCGAGGTCCTACTCGCATAACGATCGCCGGCCTTCCGCTGATGGCGGCAGAGTGGATccaaggagcaggagcaggaccaGGAGCTACTAcgctggcagtggcagtggcagtggcagcagTAGAGATTTGGATCACACCAAGGTGCCAGACTCTGGCATTATTCCTGCTGCTGCTGGTAGGGACTACCGTCATGTCGATGAAATGCCAAGGCACCAGCGGAGGGTGCCTAGTTCAGTGGTGGTTGCAGAGGTGAATGACAGTGCCGATGACGAAATGGCTATCGAAGACGGGGAGATGGTGTCAGAGATCCACGGACTGAATCGCACTCGAGACATTTCTGAAGGCGAGGATGGTGAGTTTGAACAAGACATTTCTGAAGGTGAGGACGGTGAGTTTGCAGCTGCTCGCTTGAATGGTGTTGAAATGGATGCCACCCACACCCAGCACCAACTGTCTGATTCTGATACCAATGTTCATCCGTTGGAATCTGTTGAGGAACCGGCCGTGCATAGGGGGTCCCAGCTCAGCAATGCCGTAGAGGACAGGGAAGCTGCCAATGCACCCATGGTCATGGATGCTTGTACGAGGGAAACATTAGGTGAGGACAATGACTGCTCTCAAGCAAGGGATGAAATGGTGGCTCCACATCCACAGAGTGAAGGTGTGGCTGGTGCTGGCGATTTTAACAGAGATAAATCAGAGCTGCCAGCTTCGTGCAGAGTTTTTGACCTCAACGTCGTCGAAACTCCAGATGCCTGTGAAATGACTGAGATCTCTGGTGATCCTCAAGCAGATCATGTTTCTGATTCTGTGCCTGATTTAGTTGGCCGGATACACCAGCAAACTAACTGTCATGCTTCAGAAATTCAAGGTCAACATGAGCGTGCAGGGGATAGTCACATGTCGAAGAATGGGCATGACTTGATTAGGTATGATCTGAACAGTGAGGCTGTTGAAGATGCACAGGATATTCACCTGTTGGAGAATGAGAAATTACTTCTAAGTCATGGCATTGATGCGCATGATATGACTAGAATCGAATGGAGCAATGGGCATTTACATCTGAATCAAAATGCAGATGGGCTGGAACATGAAAACGACTGGATGGAGAACCATACTGTGATTGGTGAGCAGCTGCTGCTAAGTGATGGCATGGATGGACATCCTGTCCGTAATTATCAAATGGCGTCAGAACCCAAGCATTTACCTATGGGTGTCTATGATTTGCATAGCTACAATCTGAAAAGCGAGAAAATGCTTCTAAATGATGGTGCAGACAAGCATGCACATGATAGTTGCCATTTGAAGGATGGACAAATGCTTCTCAATCAGTCTGAGAATCGACAGGCTAGAATTCACAATAGAGCCAATGAGCGAACAATTCCTGTGATTAATCTCGAAGATGATGATTATGAAGAGCAGTCTGATATCAGGGAGTTTCTCGAATCCAA AAGCTATCAATGCCTGGGAGTGGGACCTGCCATTCTCTGA
- the LOC136494414 gene encoding uncharacterized protein isoform X2 produces MHSPRSRIRGRDPHPPSGAGRHRRRSPPAPPSPRYQRRPQRRTPPPRRGDDPHPDVSAPAHHRILLEAGRLAAHYLVAQGVIPEHVLRAREDPPAPRPAHPPASRGRKIDDGGGGGDPRSRRNDGDWARVWEDDDRQARKATRWDRRSHSFDERRKYHDAGHDVDRGARRTRDYNEPRRPPMSRSYSHNDRRPSADGGRVDPRSRSRTRSYYAGSGSGSGSSRDLDHTKVPDSGIIPAAAGRDYRHVDEMPRHQRRVPSSVVVAEVNDSADDEMAIEDGEMVSEIHGLNRTRDISEGEDGEFEQDISEGEDGEFAAARLNGVEMDATHTQHQLSDSDTNVHPLESVEEPAVHRGSQLSNAVEDREAANAPMVMDACTRETLGEDNDCSQARDEMVAPHPQSEGVAGAGDFNRDKSELPASCRVFDLNVVETPDACEMTEISGDPQADHVSDSVPDLVGRIHQQTNCHASEIQGQHERAGDSHMSKNGHDLIRYDLNSEAVEDAQDIHLLENEKLLLSHGIDAHDMTRIEWSNGHLHLNQNADGLEHENDWMENHTVIGEQLLLSDGMDGHPVRNYQMASEPKHLPMGVYDLHSYNLKSEKMLLNDGADKHAHDSCHLKDGQMLLNQSENRQARIHNRANERTIPVINLEDDDYEEQSDIREFLESNYQCLGVGPAIL; encoded by the exons ATGCATTCGCCGAGGTCGCGCATTCGCGGCCGCGACCCGCACCCGCCCTCGGGTGCTggacgccaccgccgccggtcACCGCCTGCTCCGCCCTCCCCGCGTTACCAGCGACGCCCGCAGAGGCGCaccccgccgccgcggcgcggCGACGATCCCCACCCCGACGTCTCCGCCCCCGCCCACCACCGCATCCTGCTCGAGGCCGGCCGCCTCGCCGCGCACTACCTGGTCGCCCAGGGCGTCATCCCCGAGCATGTGCTCCGGGCCAGGGAAGACCCGCCCGCCCCACGCCCCGCGCACCCTCCCGCCAGCCGCGGGAGAAAGAtagacgacggcggcggtggcggcgatccGAGATCGCGCCGGAACGATGGGGACTGGGCCCGCGTCTGGGAGGACGACGACAGGCAGGCACGGAAGGCGACCAGATGGGACAGGAGGAGCCACAGCTTTGACGAGAGGCGTAAGTACCACGACGCCGGCCATGATGTGGACAGGGGCGCCCGCCGGACTCGAGACTATAATGAGCCCAGGAGACCTCCGATGTCGAGGTCCTACTCGCATAACGATCGCCGGCCTTCCGCTGATGGCGGCAGAGTGGATccaaggagcaggagcaggaccaGGAGCTACTAcgctggcagtggcagtggcagtggcagcagTAGAGATTTGGATCACACCAAGGTGCCAGACTCTGGCATTATTCCTGCTGCTGCTGGTAGGGACTACCGTCATGTCGATGAAATGCCAAGGCACCAGCGGAGGGTGCCTAGTTCAGTGGTGGTTGCAGAGGTGAATGACAGTGCCGATGACGAAATGGCTATCGAAGACGGGGAGATGGTGTCAGAGATCCACGGACTGAATCGCACTCGAGACATTTCTGAAGGCGAGGATGGTGAGTTTGAACAAGACATTTCTGAAGGTGAGGACGGTGAGTTTGCAGCTGCTCGCTTGAATGGTGTTGAAATGGATGCCACCCACACCCAGCACCAACTGTCTGATTCTGATACCAATGTTCATCCGTTGGAATCTGTTGAGGAACCGGCCGTGCATAGGGGGTCCCAGCTCAGCAATGCCGTAGAGGACAGGGAAGCTGCCAATGCACCCATGGTCATGGATGCTTGTACGAGGGAAACATTAGGTGAGGACAATGACTGCTCTCAAGCAAGGGATGAAATGGTGGCTCCACATCCACAGAGTGAAGGTGTGGCTGGTGCTGGCGATTTTAACAGAGATAAATCAGAGCTGCCAGCTTCGTGCAGAGTTTTTGACCTCAACGTCGTCGAAACTCCAGATGCCTGTGAAATGACTGAGATCTCTGGTGATCCTCAAGCAGATCATGTTTCTGATTCTGTGCCTGATTTAGTTGGCCGGATACACCAGCAAACTAACTGTCATGCTTCAGAAATTCAAGGTCAACATGAGCGTGCAGGGGATAGTCACATGTCGAAGAATGGGCATGACTTGATTAGGTATGATCTGAACAGTGAGGCTGTTGAAGATGCACAGGATATTCACCTGTTGGAGAATGAGAAATTACTTCTAAGTCATGGCATTGATGCGCATGATATGACTAGAATCGAATGGAGCAATGGGCATTTACATCTGAATCAAAATGCAGATGGGCTGGAACATGAAAACGACTGGATGGAGAACCATACTGTGATTGGTGAGCAGCTGCTGCTAAGTGATGGCATGGATGGACATCCTGTCCGTAATTATCAAATGGCGTCAGAACCCAAGCATTTACCTATGGGTGTCTATGATTTGCATAGCTACAATCTGAAAAGCGAGAAAATGCTTCTAAATGATGGTGCAGACAAGCATGCACATGATAGTTGCCATTTGAAGGATGGACAAATGCTTCTCAATCAGTCTGAGAATCGACAGGCTAGAATTCACAATAGAGCCAATGAGCGAACAATTCCTGTGATTAATCTCGAAGATGATGATTATGAAGAGCAGTCTGATATCAGGGAGTTTCTCGAATCCAA CTATCAATGCCTGGGAGTGGGACCTGCCATTCTCTGA
- the LOC136492523 gene encoding AP-4 complex subunit mu-like — RQLFALSRRGDHVIFRDYRGEVPKGSAEIFFRKVKFWNDGKVEEAPPVNVDGVNYIHFKVAGLFFVVTTMVNVSPSLLLELLQRIARVTKDYLGVLNEDSLRKNFILVYELLDEVIDFGYPQTTSTEVLKSYIFNEPIMVDAGRLPPLGPAAMFMQGTKCMPGTAVTKYVVATEPGGKKREEIFVDIIERLSVTFSSSVRLYTSCSQSYISEIDGTIQMKSYLTGNPEIRLALNEDLSIGRTASSSYDYRSSSGGGTAILDDCNFHESVHLDSFDIDRTLTLIPPDGEFPVMNYRMTQEFKPPFRVTALIEEAGPSRAEVLLKIRADFSANVTANTITVQMPVPAYTMRASFELEAGAVGQTTDFKEGSRRLEWNLKKIVGGSEHTLRAKLTFSQESHGNITKEAGPVNMNFTIPMYNASKLQVRYLQSAKKSKAYNPYRWVRYVTQANSYVARL; from the exons CGACAGTTATTCGCTCTGTCGCGGCGCGGCGACCACGTCATCTTCCGCGACT ATCGCGGCGAGGTGCCCAAGGGCAGCGCGGAGATCTTCTTCCGGAAGGTGAAGTTCTGGAATGACGGCAAGGTAGAGGAGGCGCCCCCAGTG AATGTCGATGGGGTTAACTATATTCATTTCAAGGTCGCCGGACTATTTTTTGTGGTAACCACAATGGTTAATGTTTCTCCATCCCTTCTCCTGGAACTTCTTCAAAGGATTGCACGTGTTACAAAAGATTATCTTGGCGTTCTCAATGAAGATTCACTGCGGAAGAATTTTATTTTGGTGTATGAATTGCTTGATGAAGTCATT GACTTTGGATACCCACAAACAACCTCTACTGAGGTTCTGAAGTCGTACATATTCAATGAACCCATTATGGTTGATGCTGGAAGGCTGCCACCACTTGGTCCTGCTGCTATGTTCATG CAAGGCACAAAGTGTATGCCTGGTACAGCTGTTACAAAATATGTTGTTGCTACTGAGCCTGGGGGGAAGAAGAGGgaggaaatttttgttgatatCATTGAGAGACTAAGTGTGACATTCAGCTCGAGTGTAA GGCTATATACGTCTTGCTCTCAATCTTACATATCTGAGATTGACGGAACAATTCAAATGAAAAGTTACCTCACTGGCAATCCGGAAATCCGTCTTGCTCTCAATGAGGATTTGAGCATTGGAAGAACTGCATCTTCATCATACG ATTACAGAAGTTCTTCTGGAGGAGGAACAGCCATTCTTGATGATTGCAACTTCCATGAGTCAGTACATCTGGACAGTTTTGATATTGACAGAACTTTGACTTTA ATACCGCCTGACGGAGAATTTCCTGTAATGAACTACCGGATGACCCAAGAATTTAAGCCGCCATTTCGTGTAACCGCACTAATTGAAGAAGCTGGACCATCGAGG GCTGAAGTTCTACTGAAAATAAGAGCAGACTTCTCCGCGAATGTCACTGCTAACACAATCACAGTACAAATGCCAGTGCCCGCATACACAATGAG AGCGAGTTTTGAGTTGGAAGCTGGAGCAGTTGGACAGACAACCGATTTCAAGGAAGGATCCAGGAGACTTGAGTGGAATCTAAAGAAG ATTGTTGGTGGTTCTGAGCACACCCTTCGTGCAAAGCTGACATTTTCCCAGGAGTCACATG GAAATATCACAAAGGAAGCTGGCCCAGTGAATATGAATTTCACTATACCGATGTACAATGCATCTAAGTTGCAG GTCAGGTATCTTCAGAGCGCAAAGAAATCGAAGGCATACAACCCTTACAGATGGGTGCGATATGTAACACAAGCTAACTCCTACGTAGCTCGTCTATGA
- the LOC136494165 gene encoding uncharacterized protein, with the protein MNKQQQQAYGYGHGQGDVPYCCFHPREVVVGVCAHCLKDRLLLLLTAANNNNSNAAADAVHRRSRSSSISLPKVFALGSSFLQRLDSRHHRGRDPDNNCYSDDDDATTSVASLDDSFISIKFEDNGKATWDSQSQHKASAAVTEAEAEAGKPAAAPATRSSSSSTVAVAVEHVKRGGVTRWRKQVVGRLLQLARWRRSSAAAKAGGGAACHVAGLDGKKAAAAAERSKTRGRGWIRSLTRRRAHGDRAW; encoded by the exons atgaacaagcagcagcagcaggcgtacGGGTACGGGCATGGGCAGGGCGACGTCCCCTACTGCTGCTTCCATCCCAGGGAGGTGGTCGTCGGCGTCTGCGCCCACTGCCTCAAggaccgcctcctcctcctcctcaccgctGCCAACAACAATAACAGcaacgccgccgccgacgccgtgcACCGccggagcaggagcagcagcatcTCCCTCCCCAAGGTCTTCGCGCTCGGCTCCTCCTTCCTCCAGCGCCTCGACTCCCGCCACCACCGGGGGCGGGACCCCGACAACAACTGCTactccgacgacgacgacgccaccACCTCCGTCGCAAGCCTCGAtg attccttCATCTCCATCAAGTTCGAGGACAACGGCAAGGCGACGTGGGACAGCCAGAGCCAGCACAAGGCGTCGGCGGCGGTGACGGAGGCCGAGGCGGAGGCAGGCAAGCCGGCGGCGGCTCCCGCGAcgaggtcgtcgtcgtcgtcgaccgtggcggtggcggtggagcacgtgaagcggggcggcgtcaCCCGGTGGCGCAAGCAGGTGGTGGGGCGCCTGCTGCAGCTGGCGCGCTGGAGGAGGTCGTCCGCGGCGGCCAAGGCGGGCGGCGGAGCGGCGTGCCACGTCGCCGGGCTGGACGGCAagaaggccgcggcggcggcggagcggtCCAAGACGCGAGGGAGGGGCTGGATCCGGAGCCTCACTCGGAGGCGCGCGCACGGCGACCGGGCGTGGTAG